Proteins from a genomic interval of Haemophilus parainfluenzae T3T1:
- the purH gene encoding bifunctional phosphoribosylaminoimidazolecarboxamide formyltransferase/IMP cyclohydrolase, whose translation MTDRPIRQALLSVSDKTGIVEFAQGLVQRGVKLLSTGGTAKLLEQHGLPVTEVSDYTGFPEMMDGRVKTLHPKVHGGILGRRGTDDAIMQQHGIEGIDMVVVNLYPFAATVAKPDCTLADAVENIDIGGPTMVRSAAKNHKDVAIVVNNHDFNAILAEMDKHQNSLTLETRFDLAIKAFEHTAQYDSMIANYFGQMVKPYHVAEEEDANAKCGQFPRTLNLNFVRKQTMRYGENSHQNAAFYVDLNVKEASVATAHQLQGKALSYNNIADTDAALECVKEFDEPACVIVKHANPCGVALGKDILEAYNRAYQTDPTSAFGGIIAFNRELDEKTATEIVERQFVEVIIAPKVSAEAQEVVKRKKNVRLLECGEWTSRSERLDFKRVNGGLLVQDADLGMVGVDDLKVVSKRQPTEQELKDLLFCWKVAKFVKSNAIVYAKDNQTIGIGAGQMSRVYSAKIAGIKAQDEGLTVAGCVMASDAFFPFRDGIDAAAKVGIQCVIHPGGSMRDQEVIDAADEHNMVMVLTGMRHFRH comes from the coding sequence ATGACAGATCGTCCAATTCGTCAGGCTTTACTGAGTGTTTCTGATAAAACCGGTATCGTAGAATTTGCTCAAGGCTTAGTACAGCGAGGTGTAAAACTACTTTCCACAGGCGGTACCGCAAAATTGTTGGAGCAGCATGGTTTGCCGGTGACTGAAGTGTCTGATTATACGGGATTCCCTGAAATGATGGACGGTCGTGTGAAAACCTTGCATCCAAAAGTGCATGGCGGGATTCTTGGTCGCCGTGGTACAGATGATGCTATCATGCAGCAACATGGCATTGAAGGCATTGATATGGTCGTTGTGAATTTATATCCATTTGCAGCTACCGTGGCTAAACCAGATTGCACCTTGGCTGATGCGGTAGAAAATATCGATATCGGTGGGCCAACCATGGTGCGTTCTGCAGCGAAAAACCATAAAGATGTGGCGATCGTGGTGAATAATCATGATTTCAACGCCATTCTTGCTGAAATGGATAAACACCAAAACAGCCTAACACTTGAAACTCGTTTTGACCTTGCGATTAAAGCATTTGAACATACCGCTCAATATGATTCTATGATTGCCAACTATTTTGGACAAATGGTGAAACCGTATCATGTGGCAGAGGAAGAAGACGCGAATGCGAAGTGCGGTCAATTCCCACGTACTTTAAACCTTAACTTCGTGCGCAAACAAACCATGCGTTACGGCGAGAATTCCCATCAAAATGCGGCTTTCTACGTTGATTTAAATGTGAAAGAAGCGAGCGTAGCCACCGCTCATCAATTACAAGGTAAAGCCTTGTCTTACAATAATATTGCTGACACCGATGCAGCACTTGAATGCGTGAAAGAATTTGATGAGCCGGCTTGCGTGATCGTTAAACACGCTAATCCATGTGGTGTGGCTTTAGGTAAAGATATTTTAGAAGCTTATAACCGTGCTTACCAAACCGATCCAACTTCTGCATTTGGCGGCATTATTGCTTTCAACCGTGAATTAGACGAAAAAACTGCGACTGAAATTGTAGAACGCCAATTTGTTGAAGTGATTATTGCGCCGAAAGTATCAGCTGAAGCGCAAGAAGTGGTGAAACGTAAGAAAAATGTTCGTTTACTTGAATGTGGTGAATGGACTTCACGTTCTGAACGTCTAGATTTCAAACGTGTAAACGGCGGTTTATTAGTACAAGATGCGGATTTAGGCATGGTTGGCGTGGATGATTTAAAAGTGGTAAGTAAACGTCAACCAACTGAACAAGAATTAAAAGACTTATTATTCTGCTGGAAAGTAGCGAAATTTGTGAAATCCAATGCTATTGTTTATGCCAAAGACAATCAAACTATCGGCATTGGTGCAGGCCAAATGAGCCGCGTATATTCTGCGAAGATTGCAGGTATTAAGGCACAGGATGAAGGTTTAACCGTAGCCGGTTGTGTGATGGCATCTGATGCGTTCTTCCCATTCCGTGACGGTATTGATGCGGCGGCGAAAGTAGGGATTCAATGTGTTATCCATCCAGGTGGTTCAATGCGCGATCAAGAAGTCATCGATGCAGCGGATGAACATAATATGGTGATGGTATTAACTGGAATGCGTCATTTTAGACATTAA
- the smpB gene encoding SsrA-binding protein SmpB — protein sequence MTKKKVKVGSNTIALNKRARHEYFIEDEIEAGLELQGWEVKSMRAGKANISDSYIIFKNGEAYLFGATIQPLSLASTHVVCDPTRTRKLLLNKRELDNLFGKSSRDGFTIVALSLYWKGPWAKIKIGLAKGKKQHDKRDDIKEREWKVAKERIMKNAHRG from the coding sequence ATGACCAAGAAGAAAGTCAAAGTCGGCTCCAATACCATTGCGTTAAATAAACGAGCTCGACACGAATATTTTATTGAAGATGAAATTGAAGCCGGTCTTGAATTACAAGGTTGGGAAGTGAAATCAATGCGCGCAGGTAAAGCCAATATCAGCGACAGCTATATCATTTTTAAAAACGGGGAAGCCTATTTATTTGGTGCGACCATTCAACCATTAAGCTTGGCTTCTACTCACGTGGTTTGCGATCCGACGCGTACACGTAAGCTTTTATTGAATAAACGTGAACTGGATAATCTTTTCGGTAAATCAAGCCGTGATGGTTTTACCATTGTTGCCCTTTCTCTTTATTGGAAAGGCCCTTGGGCAAAGATCAAAATCGGCCTTGCGAAAGGTAAAAAACAACATGATAAACGTGATGATATTAAAGAGCGTGAATGGAAAGTGGCGAAAGAGCGTATTATGAAAAACGCGCACCGTGGATAA
- a CDS encoding protein-disulfide reductase DsbD, with the protein MKRILLFLFFIFTALSTQAGLFDKKPAFLPVDDAFQFSAAKSENQENVIVNWSIAEGYYLYQEKISVNLNQAETSSFDVPIFSISPEDYNDPYFGLMKIFKKPVQAIFKVNHPPLKAEDVVEIAYQGCTSGFCYPPEVKEIKVADLPIAQVANTEKTSEKSTALSAQPKAEQDRLAESLFNSKYAVFGFFLLGLGLAFTPCVLPMLPLLSAIVIGQNQRPNMWRAFALSFVYVQGMALTYTLLGLIVAAIGLPFQVALQHPYVMIGLSIIFVLLALSMFGVFTLQLPSSLQTKLSLLSQQQKAGAFGGVFLMGMIAGLVASPCTSAPLSGALLYVAQSGDLFTGAITLYLLALGMGVPLILITLFGNKILPKSGMWMETVKKLFGFVMLALPVFLISRILPDEWTPRLWAMLGTAFFIWFAFQMPKNGTGWVFRIFFLVAAMISVKPLQAWIWGEGSVPSAVENKAVSHVEFKKVGSEAELQQALSENNKSLVMLDLYADWCVACKEFEKETFSDPSVQKAFGDMLLLQVDMTKNSEENRALMAKYKVLGLPTILFFNRDGKEIEGSRVNGFMPPVEFLQWIEKISKA; encoded by the coding sequence ATGAAGCGAATTCTTCTTTTTTTATTTTTTATTTTTACCGCACTTTCCACTCAAGCCGGTCTTTTTGATAAGAAACCGGCTTTCTTACCTGTGGATGACGCTTTTCAATTTTCAGCTGCGAAAAGCGAGAATCAAGAAAATGTGATCGTCAATTGGTCGATAGCAGAAGGGTATTATCTCTATCAAGAGAAAATTTCCGTGAATCTCAACCAAGCGGAAACCTCATCATTTGATGTGCCGATATTTTCTATTTCCCCTGAAGATTATAACGATCCTTATTTTGGCTTAATGAAGATTTTCAAAAAGCCTGTGCAAGCTATTTTTAAAGTAAATCACCCACCATTAAAAGCAGAAGATGTGGTTGAAATTGCTTACCAAGGTTGTACATCGGGCTTTTGTTATCCCCCTGAAGTGAAAGAAATCAAAGTAGCCGATTTACCTATCGCACAGGTCGCTAATACTGAAAAAACATCGGAAAAATCGACCGCACTTTCAGCACAACCTAAAGCTGAGCAAGACCGTTTAGCGGAAAGTTTATTTAACAGTAAATATGCCGTATTTGGCTTTTTCTTATTGGGCTTAGGTTTGGCTTTTACCCCTTGTGTGTTGCCAATGCTGCCGTTGCTTTCAGCGATCGTGATTGGTCAAAATCAACGCCCTAATATGTGGCGCGCTTTCGCATTAAGTTTTGTATATGTGCAGGGGATGGCACTGACTTATACCTTGCTAGGCTTGATTGTGGCGGCAATTGGTTTGCCATTCCAAGTGGCGTTGCAACATCCTTACGTGATGATTGGCTTATCAATCATCTTTGTTTTGTTAGCATTGTCGATGTTCGGTGTATTTACCTTACAGCTTCCAAGCTCCTTACAAACAAAACTGTCTTTACTTAGCCAACAGCAAAAAGCCGGTGCCTTTGGTGGCGTGTTCTTAATGGGGATGATTGCAGGGCTTGTGGCTTCGCCTTGTACGTCAGCACCGCTTTCTGGCGCATTGCTTTATGTGGCGCAGAGTGGGGATTTATTTACTGGCGCGATCACGCTTTATTTGCTTGCGTTGGGCATGGGCGTACCGCTGATTTTAATCACTTTATTTGGGAATAAAATCCTGCCTAAATCAGGCATGTGGATGGAAACCGTTAAAAAGCTCTTTGGCTTTGTGATGCTCGCGTTACCAGTATTCTTAATTTCTCGTATTTTGCCGGATGAATGGACACCAAGATTATGGGCGATGCTGGGTACTGCATTTTTCATTTGGTTTGCTTTCCAAATGCCAAAAAATGGCACAGGTTGGGTATTCCGAATTTTCTTTTTAGTGGCAGCTATGATTAGTGTTAAACCGCTTCAAGCTTGGATTTGGGGTGAAGGCTCAGTACCAAGTGCGGTCGAAAATAAGGCAGTTTCTCATGTTGAATTTAAGAAAGTGGGAAGCGAAGCTGAATTGCAACAAGCACTGTCAGAAAATAACAAATCGCTTGTGATGCTCGATCTTTATGCGGATTGGTGTGTGGCTTGTAAAGAGTTTGAAAAAGAAACATTTAGTGATCCTAGTGTCCAAAAAGCCTTTGGTGACATGCTGCTCCTTCAGGTTGATATGACAAAAAACTCCGAAGAAAACCGCGCTTTAATGGCAAAATATAAAGTGTTAGGTTTACCGACTATTTTGTTCTTTAACCGAGATGGAAAAGAAATTGAGGGAAGTCGTGTTAACGGATTCATGCCGCCCGTTGAGTTTTTACAATGGATTGAGAAAATCAGTAAAGCGTAA
- a CDS encoding DoxX family protein: MKNLEKYSPYVLALLRIIAAYMFILHGTAKFWEFPISMTGGNGAVGDPMMIVGGVIEIVGSILLILGLFVRPAAFILSGQMAYAYFFMHVAGKGNLFFPIANGGELALLYSLVFFYFVFAGAGAFSLDNRKR; the protein is encoded by the coding sequence ATGAAAAATTTAGAAAAATACTCTCCGTATGTTTTAGCTTTATTACGTATCATCGCTGCGTATATGTTTATCTTACACGGCACAGCGAAATTCTGGGAATTCCCAATTTCAATGACGGGCGGTAACGGCGCAGTGGGTGATCCAATGATGATTGTCGGTGGAGTAATCGAGATTGTCGGTTCAATCCTATTAATTTTAGGTTTATTTGTTCGCCCTGCGGCATTTATCCTTTCGGGTCAAATGGCTTATGCGTATTTCTTTATGCACGTTGCAGGTAAAGGGAATTTATTCTTCCCAATCGCGAACGGTGGTGAACTTGCTTTACTTTACTCTCTCGTGTTCTTCTATTTTGTGTTTGCTGGTGCCGGTGCATTTTCTTTAGATAACCGCAAACGCTAA
- the arcA gene encoding two-component system response regulator ArcA: MATPKILIVEDEAVTRNTLRGIFEAEGYEVLQAQDGAEMYRQLNSETVNLIVLDINLPGKNGLLLGRELREKAAIPLIFLTGRDNEVDKILGLEIGADDYLTKPFNPRELTIRARNLLHRTMTLNGKEPHLQRENYRFNGWTLDLNSHNLITPEGVEFKLPRSEFRAMLHFCENPGKLQTREELLLKMTGRELKPQDRTVDVTIRRIRKHFEDHPNTPEIIATVHGEGYRFCGELEE, encoded by the coding sequence ATGGCTACCCCAAAAATTCTCATCGTGGAAGATGAAGCGGTAACCCGTAATACGTTAAGAGGAATTTTTGAAGCTGAGGGCTATGAGGTATTACAAGCACAAGATGGTGCGGAAATGTATCGTCAGTTAAACTCAGAAACGGTCAATCTCATCGTATTAGATATCAACTTACCTGGTAAAAATGGTTTATTACTGGGGCGTGAATTACGTGAGAAAGCTGCAATTCCATTAATCTTCCTCACGGGACGAGATAACGAGGTCGATAAAATTTTAGGCTTGGAAATTGGGGCAGATGATTATCTCACTAAGCCATTTAACCCAAGAGAGCTCACCATTCGTGCGAGAAATTTATTACATCGTACCATGACACTAAATGGCAAAGAACCCCATTTACAACGTGAGAACTATCGTTTTAATGGGTGGACGCTGGATTTAAATAGCCACAATTTAATCACACCTGAAGGCGTTGAATTTAAACTGCCTCGTAGTGAATTCCGTGCCATGTTGCATTTCTGCGAAAACCCTGGCAAATTGCAAACTCGTGAAGAATTATTGCTAAAAATGACAGGACGTGAATTAAAACCACAAGATCGTACTGTGGATGTGACAATTCGTCGCATTCGCAAACATTTTGAAGATCATCCTAATACCCCAGAAATCATTGCTACCGTGCATGGTGAAGGCTATCGTTTCTGTGGTGAATTAGAAGAATAA